Part of the Cohnella candidum genome, CCGGATTCTCGCGAAAGCGTAGGCCGCCATGGAGCTGAAAATGACGGGAAATAAAGTCTTCATGAAGGCGGTAAACGCCGTATTCAAGTAATAGTGCTTAAAGTCCGATTTTTCGAATGCCTTCGCATAGCTGCTCCAATCCGGATGGGAAGGAAATATTTTCACGGGGATTTGGGTGGCTTCCGTCACGGTTTTGAAAGACGTCAGAATCATCCACAGGAAAGGGACGATCATGACGATGGCCGCTGCGATGAGGATCAGGTGAATCGGCCAATTGGATTTGCCCGAACGGGTTGGCGCGCTGTTCGTCATTCTCTTCCCTCCCTTAGTCGTAGACGACCCATTTTTTCTGCAATGAGAACTGAATGCCCGTCAAAATCAAATTGATGACGAGCAGAACGTCCACGATGGCCGCTGCGTAGTTCTGGTCGTAATAGACGAACGCATTTTGGTAATACGCATAGACGAGAGAACGCACGGCAGGCAGCGCTACGTTCGTTTTGCCGATCAGCAGGTAGATCGAATCGAAAATCTGGGTCGCTCCGATCATCAGGATGACCGTCGTGAAGAAGAGCGTCGGCGTCAGCAAGGGCAAGGTGATGTAGCGGAACTTGCGGAACCGCACGGCCCCGTCGATTTCCGCGGCTTCGTACAGCGCCTTCGGAATGCCTTGCAAGCCTGCCAGAATGAGCAGCATGTTAAAGCCGATCGCTCCCCAGACCCCCACGATGACCAGCGCGAACATGGCGAATCTCGAATCGGAAATCCAGGCGACATGCGTGCCGAGCAAATAGTTGATAAACCCGTAATCGCGGGCGAATAGCACGACCCAAACCATGGCTGCCGCGGCGGGCATCGTGACCTGGGGCAGGAAGAAAATGACGCGGTACGCGGATAACCCTCGAATCTTGGCATTCAACAGCACGGCGAAAAAAGTAGAGAAGATCAGCGTCAGAGGAACGAATAAAACCACGTAATACATTGTGTTTCGCAGGTTACGCCAGAATTCTTTGTCGTGAAACAGCTTCTCGTAGTTGGCGAAACCGACCCAATGGTTGACGAGCCCGAAATTCTCGGATTTCAAAAAACTGAGGTAAATCGAATAGACGGCCGGCCAGCTCCAGAACAAGACCGTACCGAGCAAGGTAGGTGCAATCATGGCGTAAGCCCACATGTACCTGCTTCTCGAATTCATAGCCTACCTCCCCGCATTCATTGAGGCATTCCGGAAACCCGGAATGCCTCAGCCTTTTTATGCCAATCCGAAAATGCCTTATTTGTTGTCCGCGATCGCTTGGTTCATCATCGCAGCCACTTGTTTGGCGCCCTCTTCGATCGAGATATTGCCGCCCCACGCTTGCGCCATGATTTCCGATTCTTTCGGGAACCAGACCGGATAGGCTTTCGAGCCGGCCGGGTAAGGCATGGCGTCAGCCGCTTGATCGATGAACACCTGCAGGTTCAGCTGCGGTTTGGATTTTACCCATGCGGCTTGCGTGTCCTTGAAGGCCGGGATCGCCGCGCCCATCTCCGCCGTGATTTCCGCCGCGCGTTTGGAGCCGAGGAATTTCAGGAACTGCCATGCTTCGTCTTTGTGTTTGCCGGAAGCCGACATCACGTTGCCGAGACCGTTGATGATGTTGCCGCGCTTCGCTTTACCTTTCGGTAGCGGTGCCCAGTTCCATTTGCCTTTGATGATGTCGCTGCCGTCGATGTCGGTCGTTCTCCAGTCGCCTTCGAAGATCATCGCGACTTTGCCGGACTTGAACATTTCCGTAGCGTCCGTATCCGTCATCTGCTGATGGGACGGAGAGGCTTTGTCGAGGATCATTTGATAACGGGCCTTCAGCGCTTCGATCGATGCCGGATCGTCATAGCCGGACTTCGAACCGTCCGCGCTGATGACGGAACCGCCGTTCGCGAGCATGTCGTTCCAATAGCCCGTTTGCGTATCCATCTTGGCCGCGAAGCCATAGATTCCTTTATCCGGTTGGCTCAGTTGTTTCGCCACTTGCGCCAGCTTGGCGTAATCCCAAGTGTCGTCCGGATACGGAACGCCCGCTTTATCGAAAAGGTCTTTGTTGTAAGCCAGCCCGATCGTGTCGAAATCTTTCGGGATCGCATAGTTTTGGCCGTCCAGCGCGTAGATCGAACCCAGGTTCGCCGCATAGTTGTTCAGGTCGATCTCGCCGGCTTGCACTTTATCCGTGATGGGCTCGAGGAATTTGCCGGATGCGTACTTCACGAACTGGCCGCTGTGCATCCAGAATACGTCCGGCAGCGTACCGGCCGGAGCGGCCGCGGACATCTTCGTCCAGTAATCCCCCCAAGGAATGACCTCGACTTTGACTTTGATGTTCGGGTTTTGAGCGGTGAATTCTTTGGCGATCGCTTCCATCGCCGGCTGCTGCAGTTGATCCCAAATCGTGTACGTCAGCGTGACGTCTTCTTTCGGCTTATCGGACGACTGGCTGGCCGGAGCGCTGGCCGAAGCGTCGCTTCCTTGCGATGCCGCTCCGCCGTCATTCGATTTGCTGCCGCCGCAGCCCGCCAATGCCAGCGCGGTAACCACCAGCAGGCTCATTGCGGAAATCCATGTTTTTTTGCGGAATGCCACTGTATTTCCCCCTCGAGATGATGATAGATAGGCAATGGCCCGAAAAAATTTGCGCACATTTCCTCGGATCCTGCCTGACAAGGTGTCCCTTGTGTTTTCATCATAAATCACGGGATTACGGGCACGAAATGCCTCATTTTAAAGATTGAAACCCAAAAATTAAGATCGGCTATGCAAGATCTCGGCATCCGTTACATAATGTTTTTGAAGAAACGAATCAAATATATGCGCAATTATTTGCATTTAAGGAGATGGAATTTCATGAAAAAACCGTCGCTGGCCGTGATCGGGGCAGGCGCGAGAGGGCTGCTCAGCTATGCCCCTTACTTCAGCCGATTTCCGGACGAGGCGGAGATCGTCGCCGTCGCCGAACCGAACGAACAAAGAAGAATGGATTTCGCGCAGAGGTTCGATTTACCGGACGAGCGCGTTTACGCCTCTTGGGAGGAACTGCTGGCTCAGCCCCGCTTCTGCGATGCTCTCCTCATCTGCACGCAGGACCAAATGCATTTCGCTCCGACGATGGCCGCCTTGCAGCAGGGGTACCACGTGCTGCTGGAGAAGCCGATGTCGAACAGTCCGTCCGAATGCATCGAGATGACCGAGATGGCCCAGCATACCGGCAGATTGCTGACCATCTGCCACGTTTCACGCTACATCCCGTTTTGGCGACAATTAAAAACGATCCTCTCCGAAGGGAAGATCGGGGACGTCGTATCGATCCAGCATAACGAGAATGTCGGCTATCAGCATTACGCCCACAGCTTCGTGAGAGGCAATTGGAGGAACGCTTCGCTCTCCAGTCCGATGATCTTGGCCAAATCCTGCCACGATATGGATCTGATCCGCTGGCTGGTCGATTCCGAGTGCACGCGCGTCAGTTCCTTCGGCTCGTTAAGCCACTTTCGACCGGAGAACGCCCCGGAAGGCGCGGCCGACCGGTGCACGGACGGCTGCGCCGCGGAGGCTGCCTGCCCTTATTCCGCCTTGCGCTTCTATTCGCAGGACCTGGAAACGAACCCTTATGCCGCTCTCATCACCGATCCTCCGACGCTCGAAAACCGGATGAACGCGATCGCGAGCGGCCCTTACGGCAAATGCGTGTATCGGACGGATAACGACGTCGTCGACCACCAGGTCGTCAACATGGAATTCGAGAATGGCGCGACGGTCATGTTCAGCATGTGCGGGTTCACGCGGGATACGAATCGCACCGTGCAGATCATGGGGACCAAAGGGGAAATTCGAGGGGATTTGCTCAAAGAGGAGATCGATCTTTTCGAATTCGCCGGAGCGAAACGGACCTTGATCCGGACGCCAAGCGAAGACGGCGGGCATCACGGAGGAGACGCGGGCGTCTTGCGTCAATTCATCGCCGACTTGCGGGAAGCCAGGTTCTCCGGTTCGTTGACGTCGGCGGAAGCTTCCCTCGAAAGCCATCTGATGGCGTTCGCCGCGGAAGCTTCCAGGGTACGCCAAGGAGAAGTCGTCGAACTGAGAAGCTTCCGCCACGCGCTATCCGCCGACCTGTATGAACACCCCCGGCTATAATCCGCTTTTATACTCCTGCGGCGTCATGCCGTAATGGGTTTTGAACAGCTTGATGAAATATTGCGGTTTCTGATATCCGACCTCTTGCGCGATTTGATTGATTTTGAGATCCTTCTGCTTTAACAGCCGCATCGCCGTATCCATTCTCACGCGCAGCACGTAGTTGGAGAAATTCTCTCCCGTCTCGGCTTTGAACAAATTGGAGACGTAAACGGGATGCAGGTGAACGTGATCGGCCACGGACTGCAGCGTGACGTCTTTCACCTGCTCGTTGACGAAGCGGACGACCCGCTTAATGAGATCGTTCCGGAAGCTGTCGGACAAGCTGCCGCTGTAGGATTTCAGCTGCCCCAAGCTGTGGAAGGACCACTCCCGCAAAGGCTCGATGCTCCAGCCGGCATCGAGCCTTAACATTTTCTCGGCTTCCCGGCCGTAGATGTCGTTGAAGCGCTTGCCCTTCTTGTGAACATAGTAGGAGAAGGCCTGCATGATCGTGACGTACGCTTCGAAGACGTGCTCTTTCGTTTTATTTTCCCGGCGCTCCAGCTCCTCGAACACCTTGATCATTTTCCGCTCGGCGGCGTCCCATTGCTCGACCTCCAGCAATTGCATGAACGTAGGGGACGCGTACAATTCGGATAAAGGGCGGATCTCTTCTACGTTCCGCTCCTGAAGGTCATGGAAGAAGCTCTCGGTCTGAAACCCGATGTAGTCGGTAAACAGGGAGAGCAGATTATGGTAGACCGCGGGTACTTCGCCCGGAAACGAGCTCCAGTTGCTCATGACCAGGGAAACCTTAATTTTCAAAAACCGCTTAATCTGATGCTGGACAAGGCGAGCCAGCCGCTCCGCTTCCTCCATCCACTCCTTCTCGGAGCTTTCGGACGGCTGCTTCGGGCGGACGAGGAAGACCAAGTAATCGTAGTCGTCCTTGCAATGCCATATATGAAAACGGGGAGAAAAGATTTCGTCCGCAATGTTCGTCAGCGCATATTCCAGCAGAGACACGCTGTACAGATCGGTGCCGGCGAAATCCTCTTCGATACGCATGCACAGCATGAGAACGGGATCGGTCTCTTGATACGGCAGTTCGTACAGTTTCAGCTTATCCCGAAGCACGGACGCCGGCGGTATTTTGCCTCCCAGCAATTCGTAGAGCAGCGATTCCCGCAGCTTCGGCAAGCTTTCCCGGAACAAATACGAAAGTTTCTGCTGATTGACGAGCAGTTCCCCGTCTCTTTGCAGATCGGCGATCAAGCCGCGAAGCGTGCTCTCCAGCTCTTCGTTGGCAACGGGCTTCAGCAAATAATCGCAAATCCCCTGCCGGATCGCTTCTTGCGCATACTGGAATTCGTCGTGCCCCGTTAAGATCACGGATTTGATTTTGACCCATTTGTCCTTCACCGCCGATACCAGCTCGAGTCCGCTCAAGCCCGTCATTTGAATATCGGTCACGAGGATGTCGATGGCATGGTACTGCAGCAGCTCGAGCGCCTCTTCTCCGGAATACGCTTTGTGCACGGCCGAAATGCCCATCCGTTCCCACGGAAGTGCGTTCGCCAAGCTGTCCACCAAATGGGTATGGTCGTCCACGATCAAAATTTCGTACATGCCGCTTGCCTCCTCCGAAGTCACGCGTTTCCTTCCTCGATCCGCCAGCTGATTTCCGCGCGCAGCCCGCCCCACTCGGAAGTGCCGAGCGTCAATCCCGAGCCCTCACCGAAGAGCAGAATCAACCGCTGATGCACGTTCTGCAGGCCCGAATCGATTTCGCCGCTCGTTGCCAGCCGGATTTTCGATTGCATCGCATCCAATTGCGCCTGCGGGATGCCCGGTCCGTTGTCTTCGACGGAGAGGCGGGCGATGCCCGACTCCACCCTTCCCCGAATCCGGACGATTCCGTATTGAACCGGTTTCCGGAAGGCGTGCACGATGACGTTCTCGACAAGCGGCTGCAGCGACAACCGGGGAATCTCCATCTCCGTCATGGCCGGTTCGATCTCGATTTCGTACTCGAAGTCATCCGTCAGCATGCGATGGATGTCCAAATAATTGACGACCAGGCCCATCTCCTCATCGAGCGTCGCGAAGCTGCGGCTGGTCTTGGTCGTATAGCGGTAATACTTGCTCAAGTTCATCGTCATGGAGACGGCTGCTTCCTTCTCGCCGAGCTCCACCATGCTTTTGATATAGGCCAGCGTATTGTAGAGAAAATGCGGATTGATTTGCGATTGCAGCTGTTTGACGTTCGCTTCCTTCGTTTGGATTTGCTCCTTCAGCACGTCCTCGATCAACTCTTCGATTCTCGCGGCCATCGAGTTGAAGCGTTGGTACAGGTACCGGAATTCGCCTTTCGGAGGATCCTGCATCCGGCTCTTGTACATGCCTTTCTCGATGAAATTCATCCCCTGCATCAGCTTCCGGAAAGGAATGCGGACGTTTCTGTAGAGGATAAAGCTCAGAATGAACGCCATGAACAGCATCATGCCGCTGATCATATAGAACATCGTTTGGTTTCGTTTAATGGGGGCCATGATCGTGTCGATCGGCACGTAATCCACCAAATACCAGCCGAGCGAAGGCACCATCTCCATATGAACCTGGTACGCGCCGTTCTCCGTGCGGATCAGCCGAGGCTTTACGTCTTCGGCATGCTCGCCGGGCGTCAGTTCGGGCAGCATGTGCCGAATCAACGCTTGATCAGCCGTATAATTGAAGATCGGCGTGAAGCCGGGTTTATACAAAAAGGGATCTTCCAAGCCTTTGCTCTTCATATCGGAGAGTCCGCTCTTGATCTCCCCTTCATCCACTTTGGCGACGACCGTTAAATCCGCTTCCTCCGCCTTCGCGGTTTTGGCCGGATTGGAAATCGTCTCGATAAAGTAGGAGTCTCCGTTCGATTCGTTCCGATAGCTCCAGAAACCATCGACATCGGGAAGCGCGGAAGGTAAAGCGCCTAAGCTGGAATCGCTCTTGATGACCATCCCCGTCTTGGGATAGACGACCGCGATGACGCCCTTCCTCCTTCCGTACCCGACCAGCCGATTGATTTCTTCGGACACGGTTTTCAAGGTGCGGAAATGCAGCAAATCGTCGCCGAGAAGATCGGGATACGCCAAATTGCGGACTTCCTTGCTTTGATAGAGCATTTTCTGATAGGAGTCGAACTGGGCGAACATTTGCCCGATCTGTCCGACGAACGTATCGACCTGCGTGCGTTTGGCCTTCACGATTTCCTCGGTCAGCACGCGCGAACTCGTTTGGTTGGAATAAGCATACAGCGCGATAATCGGAGTCAAGAGCAGCAGCAAAGCGATAACCATGTTCGTGAAAATGCTGGATCGCACCCGGATTCCTCCTATCCTGCAAAGGGTGGCTGCCCTGACCGGAATGCCGCATACTGCCTCTGCAGCTCGGCCCATACCTTGTCGAAGCCGGCTTTCTTGAGCGCGGCCATCGCGCCGGCGTATTGCTTATCGTAACCGACGATGCCCATGTTGATCGGAACGAACTTCTCGTTATAGACCGCAAGCACCTTGGCATATTCGTTCTTCACCGGCTCCTGGTTGAAATGGAACCCGAATATCCGGGATATTTGCGCATTGTCGTCGTTATGCATCATGTCTTGCACGACGGAGTCCTCGACGTTGGCCGGCGCCATGAAATAATTTTTGTTCCGCCACATCCATTCGTACATCAATTGATCATTCGTGAGCAGGCGGACTTTGCCGTTCTCGATCCGATAATCCTTGCCTTCCACGCCGTAAATGATGAAATCGTAGTGCTCTTGGCTCTGCAGGATCCAATTCATGAACCGCATGGCTCCTTCCGGATGAGGAGCCTTTGCAGGAATCATATACGCTTCGTTGGAAGGCGCGGCGATATACTTCGGCTTGTCCGGCGACAGGTAGTACTCCCGAAGCTTCGCCGATGCGTCCGCATGCTGAGCGGTTTGCAAATTCTCCATCGCCCGCGAAACGGCGCCGACCCGGAACAACAGCTTGCCCGCGTTCTCCTGATCGATATTCGCGGCCAAATTGCCGACGAGGCTTTTGTCGATCAACCCCATGTCGACCCACCTCTTCCGGACTTCCGCTACCCTTTCGTAAAGATCGGATTCAAGGTAGTCCACCAGCTCGCCCGTGTTTTCGTTCACGGCGAACATCTGGTTCTCGTCCAGGAAAGTGAGCGGCTCATCCGAGAGCTCGCGCCATAAAATGTCTTGGCCCCGATCGGTTTCCAAATACCCGTAATAACTCGGATCCACGGCGTGTATCCGGGCGTAAAACGTTTCTAAATCCGCGATCGTGCGAATGTCCTTCATGCCGACCGATTCCAGCAAATCTTGGCGTACCATGACCGAAGTGAATTTACCGGCCGACGTAAAGGCTTGTGACGGGATCGCCCACAGCTTTCCGTCGATTCGATCCAGCTTGAAATTGTCCGCCGGAATGTTGGCGGTCAAATCCGGCCCGTACTTCTGCAGCAGTTCGTCAAGCGGCTGGATATATCCTTTGGCCTTATAGTCCGAGACGAACGGCGTGCCGTACCAGACCAAGTCGTAATCTTCGCCCGTCGCCAGCGCCAGCTCCAGCTTCGATTGGTAATCCGGCCACGGAATATACGTCAATTCCAGTTTGAGGTTCAATTCCTTCATCAAGCGTTCGTTCAGCTCGTTATCGACGAATTCCCTCATGCGGGGCGATTCGTCTCCCGGCATGATCATCTTCAAGGTGACTGGGTTTTCTGTTACGCCGGCAGCGGCCTTGCCGGTGGAGGAAGCCTCTTGCGCGTCTTTACAGGCTCCGATCAGCATGCAGAACACAAGGAGAACCGGTACCGCGAACAGGCGAAACGCTCGATTGGCCATCTGTAAGCAAGCCCCCTTGATTGCTGTAGACAACTTCACGATAACACGGCATGTCGAAAAATTGAACCTCCGGCCCCAAAATTTGGAGCCGGAGGCAAAAACGCATTCATTTAAGGCAGGACAAGCGTTTGCCCCGGGAAGATGAGGTTCGGGTTGTGCAGATGGTTCAGCTGTTGAAGCCGTTGCCAAGTCGTGCCGAACCGAGCCGCGATCCGGGACAAGTTGTCTCCCGCCTGCACGACGTAGACGCCGTTAAGGCCGTCGGATTTACCGCCGTCCGACTTACTGCCGGTCACCTTAACGCTGCCCAGCGACAGCCAGCCGTCCGCCCCCTGCTCCGCATTGGCGAACTTAAACTTGGTCGCTTTGGGAGTCACGGTGCTCAGCGGATTCACGACACGCAAATAAATCTCGTATTTGCCGTTCGCGAGTTCCTTGCTCGAGAACCGGCTTTCGAAAGCCTTGCGGTTGATGTTGGCCCCGTCGTCCGGCAAGATCCCGCCGATCTTCCAATCGGTCTTCCAAACCTTGACGGTCTTGCCGCCGGATTTGGCCGCCAGCTCCACTTGCCAGTCGTAATAGAACGGCGCGACGCCGCGGTTCTCGATTTCCGCGCCGACTTTGAGTTTGCCATCCCGTCCGTCCAGATACGCTTTGGGCACGTAATACTCGTACCCCATGCGGCGCGATCCCTCCAGCGCCCGTTTGAGCGGCTCGCCGCTCATCGGCACTTGGAACACGCCTTGGTTCAGCAGGAAGGACACGTGCGTCAGATTGAGAGCCGTGTAATAGTCCTCGCCCTGTTGGCCTTCGATGGGATGCGCCGGATCGTTGTATCTCGGCGGATCGTTGTTCCACATCGGGACTTGGATTTCCGGACGCATCTCGCCGCCCATCGGACGGGTCTTCCAGAATTCCGTATCCCCCGCGTTCAACGTACGGCCCCAAAAATGCCAATCCTGCCCGCCCATGCTGAGCGGCAAAGTCTGGAACGCAAAGGAATCGTCATGATAGCCGATATCGTAGTTTTTCGTCTGATAGGTTCCGTTGGCCGCCGGATAACGGACGAGCAGCCTCGTCTTGTTGAATGCCCGATCCATCGCTTCCAGAACGTTCTTCTGGTTTTCCTCGGACGGCATGAGGTTGGGCTGGCGTACGGGCTGGCCATCCTTGTCCGTCAAACCGTTTCCGTTCGCGTCGGTGACCGGAGTCCAACCGTCGTACGGCCACGTATGCCATTCCCCCCAAAATCCGATCAAACCGACCATGATGAAGCCGATGCGAGGATCGCCGTCATAACGTTTCCCTAGCTCGGCCGCAAACGCCAGGAAGGCGGCGTTCAGGTTCGGGTCGTCCCAATCCGGCAGCAAGCTCGCCGCATGCGTGCCGTTGCCGAAGTCGGCATAGGTGCGGGTCTTAAGGCCGCCGTCCAGCAAGTACTGCGGAATTCCCGTCGGTTTGTCAGGATAATCCACGTAGAATCGGAATACCGCTTGATGGCCCCTTGCCGCGATCGCGTTTAACTGGCGGTCGAAGTCCGTCCAATCGAACGTATTCGGTCCTTTCATGACCGCGTTCAGCGGCTCGTAGAAGTACTCCATGCTGTACGGCATCTGCGTCGCCCGATCTCGCCAATCGTCGCCCGTCTTGTAAAAGCCGTCGGATCCGGCATCCAGGAAAGGCATGAACCCTTTCAGCGGATTATCGATTGGAGCCGGTTTGTACGCCAGCTTGTGCGTCCCGCCCGCCGTTGCCCATGCCGGCGCTTGCGGTGCCGGCGTTCCCGGCTGCGCGCCGCCGGACGGACCGCCTTGCCCGGATCCGCCGCCGGATGCCGTCCCGTAAAATCCGACATCGTCGATATGGAGGATGTCGCCTTCGTTCGCCGACGGGTTGTAGCCGAACTGAATGCCCGTCAATTTGTCGGTCTTCAGCGCAGCCGAACACTTGGCCTGATCGTTCCCGCACTGCCAGGCCGCCTGATTGAACTGGTCCCAAGCCACTCGGATATAGCCTTTAAAGCCTGCCTCCACATGGAGAGACCCTCCGTTAAAAGAAAGCGGCTGCCAACTGGTCCCGTCGGCTGACCCTTGGGCGGAGCCGGCCTGTTTGAAGTTGAACGCGCCGTTCGGTTCGTCGGTTTTCAGCTCCATTCCGAGATCGAGCGGACGGCCGGCCGACTCGTTGTTGAGCCAAAAAGTCACCCCTTCAAAAGAAGACGCGTCGCGGACCCCGTTCGCGAGCGGATGCAAGATGTTGGCCCAAGTCGCGGCAGGCTCCAGAATCGTCAGCTTCATTCCGTTGCTGCCGCTCGCCCCGTCCAGGGAGATCCCGACGGCATTCGGTTTATCCGACCAGTCCAGTTTCCACGAGGCTTGCAGCGCGGCATCGTCCGCGTACGATTCGAAATCGTCAATGATCGCGGGGCTTGCGCTCGCCGCATCCGCGGACGCGATGTTCGAAACCGGTACCGCCCAAGCAGCGGCAAGCAGCACGATCGCCAATAGGAGTGATGACGCTTTCAAAGCTTTTCGTTTCATCGCTTTTTTTCCTCCAACTTCAAGAGATTGGTGTTGCGGATTGTTGCGGGCACATGCAGCCCTGTCGTTTCACCCTCACTTCGCTTAGGAAATTTTTTGCGCAATTTTGCTCAAAAGTTATCATAGCATATGTCTGGATCGGATGCATCATGATTTGCATGACAGGCTTCGTCTACTTTCGACCGATTCCTCGTTTTTTGCCATGATAAACACCGTAAAATAAGGATTTCGGCACCTTGAACATCACGGTGAAAGCCAATTATATTTGAAATTGGTTGCGCAACTTTTTGCTTTATATTTTCCTCACATCCCCTGGCACTCGGTTCCTTTCCGCCGCCGTCCGCATCTTTCTCCTGTCGTACGCCCTCCTGCCCTATTCGGAATGGAAACAGGCCTTCCTCGAAAGGAGGTGACAGCGCTTCCAAGTTACGCAGGGTCTACTCTCGTCCTGAATTCGAATTCAAAAACAGGAGGTATGCTATGTTTCGCAAGAAGAAGGTTCTGTCCGTCATGGTGATCGCCGCGCTCTTGTTCGGCCTCTTGCCGTACGGGCCGGCATCCGCCGCAACCTTTACCTACGCCGGAGATTACGCAACCGCATTTCCGAACCCTGAACGCGGCTTCCACAACCGGTACGAAATCATCAACGATCCGAGCGTCAACGATTACGCCAGCTCCGCCACCAGCATCGCCGGCTTCAACCCCGACATGCTGGACCGGACTTTCGCCCGGGCGAAAGCGGACGGCGACACGTTGATCCACAGTTACATCCATCTCGATAAGTACAAAAACACCGATCAGCTGCCCCAAGCCCTGCTGGATAACTTGGCGTCCGGATTGGCCGCGATTCGAGCCGCAGGTTTGAAAATCGTCTTGCGGCCGGCATACGCGTGGTCCGAATCTCCCTCCGTACCGGAGAGCCGCATTCTCGGCCACATTCAGCAGCTCGACGCCGTCATCTCCGCCAACGCCGACGTGGTCAACCATTTGGAAGCCGGCTATATCGGTCCTTGGGGGGAGTGGCACACCAGCCAGTACACCGATCCGTTCAGCCGAACCGACGCCGACACCCGTTATCGGATCATCAAGAAGATCTTGAGCACGACGCCCGCCTCCATTCCGGTCGTTATCCGGTATCCCATTTTCATCAAGGAAGTGACGGAGCTGCCGACGCCTTCCGGTTCAACGCCTCTGACGCAGCAAGAGAAAGACCGGATCGGCTTCCATAACGACTGTTTCTTGTCCGACAGCGCCGACATGGGGACCTATGACAACAACTCTTGGATGGGCTGGTTCTACGTTGAAGAGAAAAAACAATGGATGTACGACATGGCCACGGCCGCAGGCGGCAACAAAATGGTCGGGGGAGAAACGTGCGATTCCGCGGGCTCCAACGACGCAGCGGGCGTCACCGTGCAATCCGAAATGAGCAAGCTCCATTTCTCCGAGATCAATGAGGACTATGCCGCGGTCAACCTCAACATCTGGAAGAACGCCAGCCTGGCCGCCTCCGGCAACGATCCGGCCGAAACCGCGTTTACGCGCATCAAAAGAAAGCTTGGCTACCGATTGCGGCTGGTCGACGCCGATTTCCCGACGACAGCCGGCCCCGGCACGAGCTTTACGTTCTCCGCGCATTTAAGCAACGACGGGTATGCCGGCTTCATTAAACCGAGACCCGTCTTCCTCGTGTTCGATAACGGGACGCAGAGATACGACGTTCCGCTGCCCGGTTTGGACCCGAGACTTTGGACCAGCGGGGCCGTTAACGTGCCCTCGCAGACCGTGACGCTGCCGGCCAGCATGGCCTCCGGCACCTATAAGCTGGCCCTCTGGCTCCCGGACAACGACCCGGGTTTGCGCTCGCGTTCGGAATATTCCGTGCGCCTGGCCAATACCGGTACATGGGATGCCGCCAAGGGTTATAACGTGCTGACGAATGCCGTGACGGTCGGCACTCCGACGATCCCTGCCGCACCGGCGAATTTGACGGCATCGGCTGGTAACGCCCAAGTTACGCTTACCTGGACGGCATCGGCGGGCGCGGCGACCTATTCCGTATTCCGTTCGACGACGAACGGGTCGGGGTATGTCCAAGCCGCCGCCGGAATTACGGGCACAAGCTATACGGATACCGGCCTGTCGAACGGAACGGCTT contains:
- a CDS encoding carbohydrate ABC transporter permease, whose translation is MNSRSRYMWAYAMIAPTLLGTVLFWSWPAVYSIYLSFLKSENFGLVNHWVGFANYEKLFHDKEFWRNLRNTMYYVVLFVPLTLIFSTFFAVLLNAKIRGLSAYRVIFFLPQVTMPAAAAMVWVVLFARDYGFINYLLGTHVAWISDSRFAMFALVIVGVWGAIGFNMLLILAGLQGIPKALYEAAEIDGAVRFRKFRYITLPLLTPTLFFTTVILMIGATQIFDSIYLLIGKTNVALPAVRSLVYAYYQNAFVYYDQNYAAAIVDVLLVINLILTGIQFSLQKKWVVYD
- a CDS encoding ABC transporter substrate-binding protein: MAFRKKTWISAMSLLVVTALALAGCGGSKSNDGGAASQGSDASASAPASQSSDKPKEDVTLTYTIWDQLQQPAMEAIAKEFTAQNPNIKVKVEVIPWGDYWTKMSAAAPAGTLPDVFWMHSGQFVKYASGKFLEPITDKVQAGEIDLNNYAANLGSIYALDGQNYAIPKDFDTIGLAYNKDLFDKAGVPYPDDTWDYAKLAQVAKQLSQPDKGIYGFAAKMDTQTGYWNDMLANGGSVISADGSKSGYDDPASIEALKARYQMILDKASPSHQQMTDTDATEMFKSGKVAMIFEGDWRTTDIDGSDIIKGKWNWAPLPKGKAKRGNIINGLGNVMSASGKHKDEAWQFLKFLGSKRAAEITAEMGAAIPAFKDTQAAWVKSKPQLNLQVFIDQAADAMPYPAGSKAYPVWFPKESEIMAQAWGGNISIEEGAKQVAAMMNQAIADNK
- a CDS encoding Gfo/Idh/MocA family protein, whose product is MKKPSLAVIGAGARGLLSYAPYFSRFPDEAEIVAVAEPNEQRRMDFAQRFDLPDERVYASWEELLAQPRFCDALLICTQDQMHFAPTMAALQQGYHVLLEKPMSNSPSECIEMTEMAQHTGRLLTICHVSRYIPFWRQLKTILSEGKIGDVVSIQHNENVGYQHYAHSFVRGNWRNASLSSPMILAKSCHDMDLIRWLVDSECTRVSSFGSLSHFRPENAPEGAADRCTDGCAAEAACPYSALRFYSQDLETNPYAALITDPPTLENRMNAIASGPYGKCVYRTDNDVVDHQVVNMEFENGATVMFSMCGFTRDTNRTVQIMGTKGEIRGDLLKEEIDLFEFAGAKRTLIRTPSEDGGHHGGDAGVLRQFIADLREARFSGSLTSAEASLESHLMAFAAEASRVRQGEVVELRSFRHALSADLYEHPRL
- a CDS encoding response regulator transcription factor — its product is MYEILIVDDHTHLVDSLANALPWERMGISAVHKAYSGEEALELLQYHAIDILVTDIQMTGLSGLELVSAVKDKWVKIKSVILTGHDEFQYAQEAIRQGICDYLLKPVANEELESTLRGLIADLQRDGELLVNQQKLSYLFRESLPKLRESLLYELLGGKIPPASVLRDKLKLYELPYQETDPVLMLCMRIEEDFAGTDLYSVSLLEYALTNIADEIFSPRFHIWHCKDDYDYLVFLVRPKQPSESSEKEWMEEAERLARLVQHQIKRFLKIKVSLVMSNWSSFPGEVPAVYHNLLSLFTDYIGFQTESFFHDLQERNVEEIRPLSELYASPTFMQLLEVEQWDAAERKMIKVFEELERRENKTKEHVFEAYVTIMQAFSYYVHKKGKRFNDIYGREAEKMLRLDAGWSIEPLREWSFHSLGQLKSYSGSLSDSFRNDLIKRVVRFVNEQVKDVTLQSVADHVHLHPVYVSNLFKAETGENFSNYVLRVRMDTAMRLLKQKDLKINQIAQEVGYQKPQYFIKLFKTHYGMTPQEYKSGL